One segment of Streptomyces sp. NBC_01463 DNA contains the following:
- the rpsT gene encoding 30S ribosomal protein S20, whose translation MANIKSQIKRNKTNEKARLRNKAVKSSLKTAIRKAREAVVAGDVEKATVAVRDASRALDKAVSKGVIHKNAAANKKSALATKVATLQG comes from the coding sequence GTGGCGAACATCAAGTCCCAGATCAAGCGGAACAAGACGAACGAGAAGGCGCGCCTGCGTAACAAGGCCGTCAAGTCCTCGCTCAAGACCGCGATCCGCAAGGCCCGCGAGGCCGTCGTTGCGGGCGACGTCGAGAAGGCCACTGTGGCCGTTCGCGACGCCTCCCGTGCGCTCGACAAGGCTGTCTCGAAGGGTGTCATCCACAAGAACGCCGCCGCCAACAAGAAGTCGGCGCTGGCCACCAAGGTTGCCACCCTCCAGGGCTGA
- the lepA gene encoding translation elongation factor 4, with the protein MPATPLHVPEPSRTDPALIRNFCIIAHIDHGKSTLADRMLQLTGVVDQRQMRAQYLDRMDIERERGITIKSQAVRLPWAPTTGEGQGSTHVLNMIDTPGHVDFTYEVSRSLAACEGTVLLVDAAQGIEAQTLANLYLAMENDLTIVPVLNKIDLPAAQPEKFSEELANLIGCQPEDVLKVSAKTGVGVDALLDRVVRDVPAPVGKADAPARAMIFDSVYDAYRGVVTYVRVVDGQLNKRERIRMMSTGATHELLEIGVSSPEMTPSDGIGVGEVGYIITGVKDVRQSKVGDTITSLSNGATEALGGYKDPKPMVFSGLYPLDGSDYPDLREALDKLQLNDAALVYEPETSAALGFGFRVGFLGLLHLDVVRERLEREFGLDLIATAPNVVYRVEMEDGTEHTVTNPSEFPEGKIDKVHEPVVRATVLAPSEFIGAIMELCQQRRGTLLGMDYLSEDRVEIRYTLPLAEIVFDFFDQLKSKTRGYASLDYEPTGEQSAQLVKVDILLHGDKVDAFSAVTHKDKAYAYGVRLVAKLQKLIPRQNFEVPIQAAIGSRVIARETVRAIRKDVLAKCYGGDISRKRKLLEKQKEGKKRMKMVGNVEVPQDAFISVLSTDESAGETKAKK; encoded by the coding sequence GTGCCCGCGACTCCTCTCCACGTGCCCGAGCCGAGCCGTACCGACCCGGCGCTGATCCGCAATTTCTGCATCATCGCGCACATCGACCACGGCAAGTCGACCCTTGCCGACCGGATGCTCCAGCTGACCGGTGTGGTCGACCAGCGGCAGATGCGCGCTCAGTACCTCGACCGGATGGACATCGAGCGCGAGCGTGGCATCACCATCAAGTCCCAGGCGGTCCGGCTGCCCTGGGCGCCGACCACCGGTGAGGGCCAGGGCAGCACCCACGTCCTCAACATGATCGACACCCCGGGACACGTCGACTTCACCTACGAGGTCTCCCGTTCGCTCGCCGCCTGTGAGGGCACGGTCCTGCTGGTCGACGCGGCGCAGGGCATCGAGGCCCAGACGCTCGCCAACCTCTACCTGGCGATGGAGAACGACCTCACCATCGTCCCGGTGCTCAACAAGATCGACCTGCCGGCCGCCCAGCCGGAGAAGTTCTCCGAGGAGCTGGCCAACCTCATCGGCTGCCAGCCGGAGGACGTCCTCAAGGTCTCCGCGAAGACCGGTGTCGGCGTGGACGCGCTGCTCGACCGGGTGGTCCGGGACGTCCCGGCGCCCGTCGGCAAGGCGGATGCCCCGGCCCGCGCGATGATCTTCGACTCCGTCTACGACGCGTACCGCGGTGTCGTCACGTACGTCCGTGTCGTCGACGGCCAGCTGAACAAGCGCGAGCGCATCCGGATGATGTCGACCGGCGCCACCCACGAGCTGCTGGAGATCGGTGTCTCCTCCCCGGAGATGACCCCGTCCGACGGCATCGGCGTCGGCGAGGTCGGCTACATCATCACCGGCGTGAAGGACGTCCGGCAGTCCAAGGTCGGTGACACGATCACCTCCCTGAGCAACGGGGCGACCGAGGCGCTGGGCGGTTACAAGGACCCCAAGCCGATGGTGTTCTCGGGTCTGTACCCGCTGGACGGATCGGACTACCCGGACCTGCGCGAGGCCCTGGACAAGCTCCAGCTCAACGACGCCGCCCTGGTGTACGAGCCGGAGACCTCGGCCGCGCTCGGCTTCGGCTTCCGTGTCGGCTTCCTCGGCCTGCTCCACCTGGACGTGGTCCGCGAGCGGCTGGAGCGCGAGTTCGGTCTCGACCTCATCGCCACCGCCCCCAACGTGGTCTACCGCGTCGAGATGGAGGACGGCACCGAGCACACCGTCACCAACCCGAGTGAATTCCCCGAGGGCAAGATCGACAAGGTGCACGAGCCGGTCGTCCGGGCCACGGTCCTGGCGCCCAGCGAGTTCATCGGCGCGATCATGGAGCTCTGCCAGCAGCGCCGCGGCACCCTGCTCGGCATGGACTATCTCTCCGAGGACCGGGTCGAGATCCGCTACACCCTGCCGCTCGCCGAGATCGTCTTCGACTTCTTCGACCAGCTGAAGTCCAAGACCCGGGGTTACGCCTCGCTCGACTACGAGCCCACCGGCGAGCAGTCCGCCCAGCTCGTCAAGGTCGACATCCTGCTGCACGGCGACAAGGTCGACGCCTTCTCCGCGGTCACGCACAAGGACAAGGCGTACGCGTACGGCGTCCGGCTCGTCGCCAAGCTGCAGAAGCTCATCCCGCGGCAGAACTTCGAGGTGCCGATCCAGGCGGCCATCGGCTCGCGGGTCATCGCCCGTGAGACCGTCCGTGCCATCCGCAAGGACGTCCTCGCCAAGTGCTACGGCGGTGACATCTCCCGTAAGCGGAAGCTGCTGGAGAAGCAGAAGGAAGGCAAGAAGCGGATGAAGATGGTCGGCAACGTGGAGGTGCCGCAGGACGCGTTCATCTCCGTCCTGTCGACCGACGAGTCCGCCGGGGAGACCAAGGCCAAGAAGTAG
- a CDS encoding long-chain fatty acid--CoA ligase — protein sequence MSDTQTMIENRPPSVATLFIDRVAATPDGEAYRYPVPAAAGQGPDEWKSLSWAQAAERVHAVAAGLIALGVQPEERVALAASTRVEWILVDLGVMCAGAATTTIYPSTNAEESAFILSDSDSRVLIAEDATQLAKARERRAELPNLAHVVVIDAEGAGPAEGDPEGWVLTLADLEALGNEHLAKNPAAVTDRVDAITPEQLATLIYTSGTTGRPKGVRLPHDNWSYMAKATVSTGLITKDDVQYLWLPLAHVFGKVLTSGQIEVGHVTAVDGRVDKIIENLPIVQPTYMAAVPRIFEKVYNGVAAKARAGGGAKYKIFLWAAGVAREYAKVSQDNFRRTGTASVPFALGAKHKVADALVFAKIREAFGGRLRACVSGSAALAPEIGFFFAGAGIHILEGYGLTESSAASFVNPGEAYRTGTVGKPLPGTEVRIADDGEILLRGPGLMQGYQGLPDKTAEVLEADGWFHTGDIGELSVDGYLRITDRKKDLIKTSGGKYIAPAEVEGQFKAVCPFVSNILVHGADRNFCTALIALDEPTILGWAAENGLEGKSYADVVAAPKTVELIDGYVKRLNEGLQRWQTIKKFRLLPRDLDIEHGEVTPSLKLKRPVVEREYKDLIDDMYAGSREA from the coding sequence GTGAGCGACACACAGACCATGATCGAGAACCGTCCGCCCTCCGTGGCGACCCTCTTCATCGACCGGGTGGCGGCCACCCCGGACGGGGAGGCCTACCGCTACCCCGTCCCCGCAGCCGCCGGCCAGGGCCCCGACGAGTGGAAGTCCCTCAGCTGGGCGCAGGCCGCCGAGCGGGTCCACGCCGTGGCGGCCGGGCTGATCGCGCTGGGCGTGCAGCCGGAGGAGCGCGTCGCGCTCGCCGCGAGCACCCGGGTCGAATGGATCCTCGTCGACCTCGGCGTCATGTGCGCGGGCGCCGCGACCACCACGATCTACCCCTCGACCAACGCCGAGGAGTCGGCGTTCATCCTCTCCGACTCCGACAGCCGGGTACTGATCGCCGAGGACGCCACCCAGCTGGCCAAGGCCCGCGAGCGCCGTGCCGAGCTGCCGAACCTCGCCCATGTCGTCGTCATCGACGCCGAGGGCGCCGGACCGGCCGAGGGTGACCCCGAGGGCTGGGTGCTCACACTGGCCGACCTGGAGGCCCTGGGCAACGAGCACCTGGCCAAGAACCCGGCCGCGGTCACCGACCGGGTCGACGCGATCACCCCCGAACAGCTCGCGACCCTCATCTACACCTCGGGTACCACAGGCCGCCCCAAGGGCGTCCGGCTGCCGCACGACAACTGGTCGTACATGGCCAAGGCCACCGTCTCGACCGGGCTGATCACCAAGGACGACGTCCAGTACCTCTGGCTGCCGCTCGCGCACGTCTTCGGCAAGGTCCTCACCTCCGGGCAGATCGAGGTCGGCCACGTCACCGCCGTCGACGGCCGGGTCGACAAGATCATCGAGAACCTGCCGATCGTCCAGCCGACCTATATGGCCGCCGTCCCCCGCATCTTCGAGAAGGTCTACAACGGCGTCGCCGCCAAGGCCCGCGCCGGTGGCGGAGCCAAGTACAAGATCTTCCTCTGGGCGGCCGGCGTCGCCCGCGAGTACGCGAAGGTCTCCCAGGACAACTTCCGGCGCACCGGCACCGCATCCGTGCCCTTCGCGCTCGGCGCCAAGCACAAGGTCGCCGACGCCCTCGTCTTCGCCAAGATCCGCGAGGCCTTCGGCGGCCGGCTCCGCGCCTGCGTCTCCGGCTCCGCCGCGCTCGCCCCGGAGATCGGCTTCTTCTTCGCCGGCGCCGGGATCCACATCCTGGAGGGCTACGGCCTCACCGAGTCGAGCGCCGCCTCCTTCGTCAACCCGGGCGAGGCCTACCGCACCGGCACCGTCGGCAAGCCGCTCCCCGGCACCGAGGTCCGGATCGCCGACGACGGCGAGATCCTGCTGCGCGGTCCCGGCCTGATGCAGGGCTACCAGGGGCTGCCGGACAAGACCGCCGAGGTCCTGGAGGCCGACGGCTGGTTCCACACCGGCGACATCGGCGAACTCTCCGTGGACGGCTACCTGCGGATCACCGACCGCAAGAAGGACCTGATCAAGACGTCCGGCGGCAAGTACATCGCGCCGGCCGAGGTCGAGGGCCAGTTCAAGGCGGTCTGCCCGTTCGTCTCCAACATCCTGGTGCACGGCGCGGACCGTAACTTCTGCACCGCGCTGATCGCCCTCGACGAGCCCACGATCCTAGGCTGGGCCGCCGAGAACGGACTGGAGGGCAAGTCCTACGCGGACGTCGTGGCCGCCCCGAAGACCGTCGAGCTCATCGACGGATACGTGAAGCGGCTCAACGAGGGTCTGCAGCGCTGGCAGACCATCAAGAAGTTCCGGCTGCTCCCGCGCGACCTCGACATCGAGCACGGCGAGGTCACACCCAGCCTCAAGCTGAAGCGGCCGGTCGTCGAGCGTGAGTACAAGGACCTCATCGACGACATGTACGCGGGCTCCCGCGAGGCGTAG